A window of the Syntrophales bacterium genome harbors these coding sequences:
- a CDS encoding 4Fe-4S dicluster domain-containing protein, which yields MSKKWSRRDALYILGAGVASGVVFSGFGITGARAVPRPPGSLVEEEFLKFCARCHQCIEACPVNALHPAGFSDGMVNWGTPVLDFKKCIFCMECIRICPTNAIQKIPEEEIDIGNARINRETCLPWSGQRRCNNCLRACRYNAIEMVDGNPVVIEENCNGCARCEARCPTDPKSIVIFYEKYTRSEQPGKRVTVKLENRTEPLRFPPPDFKTWFVERIRQLARYHGLID from the coding sequence ATGTCCAAGAAGTGGTCGCGCCGGGACGCCCTGTATATTCTGGGCGCCGGTGTCGCCTCGGGTGTTGTTTTCTCGGGCTTCGGAATTACCGGAGCCCGGGCTGTTCCCCGCCCCCCGGGATCACTTGTTGAGGAAGAGTTCCTCAAGTTCTGTGCCCGCTGTCATCAGTGCATCGAGGCTTGTCCCGTGAATGCCCTCCACCCGGCGGGATTCAGTGACGGTATGGTGAACTGGGGAACACCGGTCCTGGATTTCAAAAAATGCATTTTCTGTATGGAATGCATCCGTATCTGTCCCACTAACGCCATCCAGAAAATTCCTGAGGAAGAAATCGATATCGGCAACGCCCGTATCAACCGCGAGACCTGCCTCCCGTGGTCGGGGCAGAGGCGGTGCAACAACTGCTTGAGGGCCTGTCGGTACAACGCCATAGAAATGGTGGACGGTAACCCTGTCGTCATTGAGGAGAACTGCAACGGTTGTGCCCGGTGCGAGGCACGATGTCCCACGGACCCCAAGTCCATCGTCATCTTCTACGAAAAGTACACGCGCTCTGAACAGCCCGGGAAGCGTGTGACTGTAAAGCTTGAAAACCGTACGGAACCCCTCCGGTTCCCTCCGCCGGACTTCAAAACCTGGTTCGTGGAGAGAATCAGGCAGTTGGCACGATATCACGGATTGATCGACTGA